AAAGGTTCACTACTCAAACGCGGCGGAAGAAGTCGTGAAGGCATATGAAGACCAGTTTGGTCGGGACATGGAGAAGTTTCTGGAAGCGAGGGCTCAAGAAATAGTGAGTGGAGGTCTTTTGGTTGTTGGAATGTGTGGGATTCCTCAAGGAATGCCTTTCTCCAATCTTGCCGACAGTATCATGTATACTTCCATTGCTGATGTTCTCATTCAAATGCAATCCCAGGTAACTCTTCATAAATCATCTCACACATATAAAAGACTATAATTcagatttattttaatgttgTAAAAGTAGGGACAGAAAAATCGAATTACTCAATACCATACCAAAAATGGGTTGACTATTTGCAAATCAAATTCTGAGCAAACCTCCTCCATGACACTAagaccaaaatataaaattctttagattttttgttaatattatatataaattaggaTCCTTgttcttaaaagaaaaaaaaaagtgagcaCCTAAAACATAGATTAACATAGACTTGAGGAATCCCATAGATGTACATGTTGCAATTTCCTTATTTTGATTAACACACTCCtacatgaacaaaaaaaactaaaaatggaACTTTAACGTATATGTCTCTCTTGTTTCTTATCAATAATGGTTTGATTGAGTTAAATGAGATGGGCATATAGGGTTTGATCAGTGAAGAGCAAGTCGATAGCTTCAACATACCGATCTACTCGGCATCGCCTGAGGAGGTAGCAGCCTTGGTAGAGAAAAATGGCTGCTTCTCTGTCGAATCTATGGAGCTGATAGACCCCACAGCATGGCTCAAACGGCCAATGGACGTAGAGGATGTAAGGCAATGGATGGTTTGCATAAAGGCCACAATGGGATCTCTCTTCATCAATCATTTCGGTGACCATCTCCTGGATGACATCTTTGACCGTCTCACAGCCAGACTCGTTGGACTGACCGATGAGGTTGAATCTAGCTATCGTGAGAAGGTCATGTTGTTTTTTGCGTTGAAacgaatatgatttttttatttgtccaTGTTGGCCACCAGATAATTTAATATTGCACTCCTGAGGGTTCATAGAATATTGGTTGACCTGGTTGCCGGACACTGTggttaattcaaaaaaaaaaaaaattatttggcaAGATTTTTTTCGTTGTGTTTGGTTTGGGTTGGTTTTAATCCGGTTGATGGATCAATTGGTATAGTTGTGTGATTCCCTATTACGTAATGTTGATTTTTCCGAGTCTTGTATTGTTTGTTTAATCCaagtataatttataaaaaatatacttgGATACCTTCATGTTAATTtataatgttaatttataatttatgagTATCTTAAACCAAACTATGATACCTTCATGTTCATTTACACACGAATTCATTTAAAATGACCAATAGTTTGTGATAAAAACTAGGGATGGGCATTTCGGTTATTTTTggttcgattcggttcggtttggttagttcggttttaGTATTTTTCCAACTGAAATAAACCACAGTTagtttagtttggttcggttagGTTTATGTTCGGTTCAGTttatattcggttcggtttggtttgtatttggttcggtttgtttttttggatcagtttaattagattcttcttagtttaatttttttaagagaaattatgttttaaaacataaattatgtaaacataaactatgtgaaataaattcaatataaaactgaaacaaaaacattcaataaagtaaaaaaatatatataagaactaaaacaaatgaaagctaactaaaattaaaaaaaaatataacatgattagtaatgtctcttatatcattaataaatttaaagtcTGCAATGAATCATTTTCCATGTGATGGTGTGgagaaaaacttttgtttttaataaaatttgctttaggttttaggtttagatttaacatccacgtttacatatataagaatataaaaatacaaaattttctattttttttaaataaaatatttcgaTGATTATATATTAGTTTAGAGGAATATATGTTAATGGATGTAAAATGGAAAATATGTGGTTTggtattagaattttagtatattggtattactaatatttttaatttaaataattacaaaatacatcggtttttcggttcggttcggttcggtttaaaaccgaACCACACCATTCGGATTGGAGAAATCTTCAACCGAATGGTTTGAGAGAGACTTTAGTTCGGTTTGATTCGGTTTCGATtcggttggtttggtttgattcggttcggttc
This Brassica napus cultivar Da-Ae chromosome C6, Da-Ae, whole genome shotgun sequence DNA region includes the following protein-coding sequences:
- the LOC106405099 gene encoding loganic acid O-methyltransferase, yielding MEKVEIVLNSLPMSGGDGPNSYSKNSHLQRRSASLLKETIDKLITEKLDAKNLICDSNTFCIADLGCATGPNTFFLVQDIIKSVETTLDSNSTKAEFLVFFNDLTNNDFNTLFTSLPQDRSYFAVGVPGSFYGRVLPQSSVHIVVTLAATHWLSSVPKELLDKSSKAWNKGKVHYSNAAEEVVKAYEDQFGRDMEKFLEARAQEIVSGGLLVVGMCGIPQGMPFSNLADSIMYTSIADVLIQMQSQGLISEEQVDSFNIPIYSASPEEVAALVEKNGCFSVESMELIDPTAWLKRPMDVEDVRQWMVCIKATMGSLFINHFGDHLLDDIFDRLTARLVGLTDEVESSYREKVMLFFALKRI